Proteins found in one Pseudobdellovibrionaceae bacterium genomic segment:
- a CDS encoding CHAP domain-containing protein, producing the protein MEKFNTLLGVNAQASAYSNGSAQYVSTETHFINDIATGLKWQCVEYVRRWLCQTKNISFASVNYAYEIWEQVDHCYHLKTKTPQPFYNYNNASSTAPLVGDLLVYAKSFLQTGHVAVLVEVNLKKKWVRLAEQNYQNQMWPANYSRQVNVSVTKKNNQPIYSIEDEHLLGWKSLT; encoded by the coding sequence GTGGAAAAGTTTAATACCCTTTTGGGAGTAAACGCGCAAGCGTCTGCGTACAGCAATGGCAGCGCTCAGTATGTTTCCACAGAAACTCATTTTATAAACGACATAGCCACGGGACTAAAGTGGCAGTGTGTGGAATATGTTCGCCGCTGGTTATGCCAAACAAAAAATATAAGCTTTGCCTCGGTTAACTACGCCTATGAAATTTGGGAGCAAGTGGATCATTGCTATCATTTAAAAACAAAAACACCTCAACCGTTTTATAATTATAATAATGCTTCGAGCACCGCTCCCCTCGTTGGCGACTTGCTTGTTTATGCTAAGTCGTTTTTACAAACAGGACATGTGGCCGTGCTTGTAGAGGTGAATTTAAAAAAAAAGTGGGTTCGCTTAGCCGAGCAAAATTACCAAAACCAAATGTGGCCTGCTAATTACTCTAGACAAGTTAATGTGTCTGTTACAAAAAAAAATAATCAGCCGATTTATAGTATCGAGGACGAACACCTTCTTGGCTGGAAATCTTTAACCTAG